The Daucus carota subsp. sativus chromosome 7, DH1 v3.0, whole genome shotgun sequence genome window below encodes:
- the LOC108196532 gene encoding mitochondrial Rho GTPase 1, whose amino-acid sequence MAGGVSDKTSSKGVRIVVAGDKGTGKSSLIVTAVADTFPANVPPVLPPTSLPVDIYPEKVPVTIIDTASRAETRGKLAEELKKADAVVLTYACDKPSTLDRISTFWLPELRRLEVRVPVIVVGCKLDLRDEQHAVSLEQVMSPIMQQFREIETCIECSALNHIQIPEVFYYSQKAVLHPTAPLFDQEAQTLKPRCIRALKRIFIICDQDKDGALSDAELNDFQVKCFNAPLQPSEIVGVKRVVQEKLPEGVNDHGLTLTGFLFLHALFIEKGRLETTWTVLRKFGYNNDIRLDADQLPPPIKKIPDQTVELTDEAIDFLKETFATYDTDSDGSLRTVELEDIFSTAPESPWSEAPYEDAVERTALGGLSLDGFLSEWALMTVRDPIYSVENLIYIGYAGDPSSAIRVTRRRRIDRKKKQSDRNVFQCFVFGPKEAGKSALLNSLIGRPFSDGYVPTTEEHFAVNTVDQPAGKKTLIMREIPEELVGQLLSTKDALAACDIAVFVYDSSYEQSWRRTTELLIKVASHGETTGYEVPCLIVAAKDDLEPHMDALQDSTRVSQNMGIDAPIPISTKLGDYNNVFRRITAAAEHPHLSIPETDAGKSRKQYHRIINRSLVFVSVGAAVTLAGLAAYRIYAARKNSS is encoded by the exons ATGGCTGGAGGTGTTTCTGATAAAACTAGCTCAAAAGGCGTTCGTATCGTCGTCGCCGGTGATAAAGGCACCGGTAAATCTAGTTTGATTGTCACCGCCGTTGCTGATACATTTCCGGCCAATGTCCCCCCGGTGTTGCCGCCCACCAGTTTGCCTGTCGATATCTACCCTGAGAAAGTTCCTGTTACTATTATCGATACTGCTTCccg TGCAGAGACTAGAGGCAAGCTCGCAGAAGAGTTGAAGAAAGCTGATGCTGTGGTGTTAACTTATGCTTGTGATAAGCCTTCGACTCTTGATCGCATCAGTACTTTCTGGCTTCCTGAATTACGACGCTTAGAG GTAAGGGTGCCAGTTATAGTAGTAGGTTGTAAGCTGGATTTACGGGATGAACAACATGCTGTTAGTCTAGAACAGGTGATGTCCCCCATTATGCAACAGTTTCGGGAGATCGAGACTTGCATTGAATGTTCTGCACTGAACCATATTCAG ATTCCTGAGGTTTTCTACTATTCTCAGAAAGCAGTGCTTCATCCAACAGCTCCATTATTTGATCAGGAAGCACAAACATTGAAACCTCGATGCATTAGGgctttaaaaagaatttttattatatgtgaCCAGGACAAAGATGGTGCTCTTAGTGACGCAGAGCTGAATGATTTTCAG GTCAAGTGTTTTAATGCTCCTTTGCAACCTTCTGAAATAGTTGGTGTCAAGAGGGTTGTGCAAGAAAAATTGCCAGAAGGCGTCAATGATCATGGTCTTACTTTGACAGGCTTTCTCTTTCTCCATGCACTATTCATAGAGAAGGGCCGGTTAGAGACAACATGGACTGTCCTTAGGAAATTTGGTTACAATAATGACATCAGACTTGATGCAGATCAACTTCCACCTCCAATAAAAAAGATTCCTGATCAG ACTGTGGAGCTGACAGATGAAGCTATTGATTTTCTCAAAGAGACCTTTGCCACATATGACACTGATAGT GATGGGTCTCTTCGCACTGTTGAGCTTGAGGATATTTTTTCTACTGCTCCTGAAAG TCCTTGGAGTGAAGCTCCATACGAAGATGCTGTGGAGAGGACTGCTTTGGGAGGGCTTTCACTTGATGGGTTTTTATCCGAG TGGGCCCTTATGACAGTTCGGGACCCTATTTATAGTGTGGAGAACCTTATATATATTGGCTATGCTGGCGATCCTTCTTCTGCCATCCGTGTCACTAGACGAAGACGTATAGATCGCAAAAAGAAGCAGTCGGACAGAAATGTTTTCCAGTGCTTTGTCTTTGGTCCAAAAGAAGCCGGAAAGTCTGCATTATTGAATTCTCTTATTGGAAG GCCATTCTCTGATGGCTATGTTCCGACAACAGAGGAACATTTTGCAGTTAATACAGTAGACCAACCTGCG GGAAAGAAAACTCTTATTATGCGAGAAATTCCTGAAGAGTTAGTCGGGCAACTGCTTTCTACCAAAGATGCCTTGGCTGCCTGTGATATAGCTGTTTTTGTTTATGACAG TTCTTATGAGCAATCATGGAGGAGGACAACTGAATTGCTTATAAAAGTAGCCAGTCATGGAGAAACTACTGGTTATGAGGTGCCATGCCTGATAGTTGCCGCTAAAGATGATCTGGAGCCCCATATGGACGCACTGCAAGATTCAACTAGg GTCAGTCAGAATATGGGGATCGATGCACCTATACCAATCAGCACAAAGTTGGGTGATTATAATAATGTATTCAGAAGAATCACTGCTGCCGCAGAGCACCCTCATCTAAGCATTCCTGAAACTGATGCTGGCAAGAGCCGCAAGCAGTACCATCGGATTATTAATCGCTCCCTTGTGTTTGTATCAG TTGGAGCTGCAGTAACCCTTGCTGGGTTGGCTGCGTACCGCATATATGCTGCAAGGAAAAACTCAAGTTAA
- the LOC108195498 gene encoding scarecrow-like protein 14 isoform X1: MPDMLMEDEEDVGMFREEDIKAKEQSFKEVLVREDPDFTGTSQARQVNTSAAAVLETLVESSPTQNPGNILAPPTVLVASSNVEVDYSLKDSKGKKHCHEEASTAEYLEETQSKKQVTRYSEEASNLSEILDKVTLCPPEEDIASHTEESRLQESVAGGSSGKKVQDQRKHVVGLKRLLHQCALAASSGDDLAAKEILNSIRLQSSPHGDASQRLGHYMANAIEARLYGTGSTLYANSCRMMESSLADTLKAYEAYFTAVPFQRMSNIFANKAIYRQLTGANKVHIVDFGISYGFQWPCIIQGFSAVPGGSPNLRITGIDFPEQSPLPSNTVQKTGSNLMNYCRKFNVPFQYNCMARKWDSIQFEDLKVKEGERLVVNCMYSLRQVSDEIGEDSGPRDTVLNLIKKINPEMLVLGFLNGNYNSAFFTTRFREALSHFSTLSDMFETTLAHEEKSRLVLEQAMLAKAAMNVIACEGAARVERPERYKRWIPRIMKAGFVQIPLPKEILEEIEAKVRLQYHQKFFVREENNWMVQGWNGRVLYGLSLWKPVNQ, from the coding sequence GACATGCTCATGGAAGACGAGGAGGATGTCGGAATGTTCAGGGAGGAGGACATCAAGGCTAAGGAGCAGTCATTTAAAGAAGTCCTCGTTCGAGAGGACCCTGATTTTACTGGTACTTCCCAAGCTCGACAGGTTAATACCTCTGCTGCTGCAGTACTGGAAACTTTGGTGGAATCCAGTCCAACGCAAAATCCAGGTAACATACTAGCGCCTCCTACTGTGTTAGTTGCCTCATCAAACGTCGAAGTCGACTACTCATTGAAAGATTCAAAGGGAAAGAAGCATTGTCATGAAGAAGCTAGCACTGCAGAGTATCTTGAAGAAACACAGAGTAAGAAACAAGTTACAAGATACTCTGAAGAAGCTAGCAATCTATCGGAAATTTTAGACAAGGTGACCCTCTGTCCTCCAGAGGAGGATATTGCTTCCCACACCGAGGAGTCGAGGCTGCAAGAATCAGTAGCTGGAGGATCAAGCGGCAAAAAGGTCCAAGACCAGAGAAAGCACGTGGTTGGTCTAAAAAGGCTTTTACACCAGTGCGCACTAGCAGCATCAAGTGGTGATGATCTGGCTGCCAAAGAAATTCTTAATAGTATTCGCCTACAATCTTCACCACACGGAGATGCTTCCCAGAGGTTAGGACATTACATGGCCAATGCTATCGAGGCAAGATTATACGGAACAGGGTCAACACTTTATGCAAACTCCTGTAGGATGATGGAAAGCTCACTTGCTGATACATTAAAAGCTTACGAGGCGTATTTTACAGCGGTTCCTTTCCAAAGGATGTCTAATATATTTGCTAATAAGGCAATATATAGACAACTTACAGGAGCAAATAAGGTTCACATTGTTGATTTTGGCATCTCATATGGGTTCCAGTGGCCATGTATTATCCAGGGCTTTTCCGCAGTTCCTGGTGGCTCACCAAATCTTCGAATTACAGGAATTGATTTTCCTGAACAGAGTCCCCTGCCATCAAACACGGTGCAAAAGACAGGGTCGAATCTAATGAATTATTGCAGGAAATTCAACGTCCCGTTTCAGTACAATTGCATGGCAAGGAAATGGGATTCAATTCAATTCGAAGATTTAAAAGTTAAAGAAGGTGAAAGACTTGTTGTCAACTGTATGTACAGTTTACGACAAGTATCAGACGAGATAGGAGAAGACAGTGGTCCAAGAGACACGGTGCTTAACTTGATTAAGAAAATCAATCCTGAAATGCTCGTCCTTGGATTTCTTAATGGCAACTACAACTCCGCCTTCTTCACAACTCGATTCCGGGAAGCCTTGTCTCATTTCTCAACtctttcagacatgtttgagaCTACTCTGGCACACGAAGAGAAAAGCAGGCTGGTACTTGAGCAAGCAATGCTGGCAAAAGCTGCCATGAACGTAATTGCTTGCGAAGGAGCAGCCCGGGTTGAAAGGCCAGAGAGATACAAGAGATGGATACCCCGGATCATGAAAGCTGGTTTTGTGCAGATACCTTTGCCAAAGGAGATCTTGGAAGAAATCGAAGCAAAGGTGAGGCTGCAATACCACCAGAAGTTTTTTGTCCGCGAGGAAAACAACTGGATGGTTCAAGGATGGAATGGACGAGTGCTCTATGGTCTGTCCTTGTGGAAGCCGGTGAACCAGTGA
- the LOC108195498 gene encoding scarecrow-like protein 14 isoform X2, giving the protein MLMEDEEDVGMFREEDIKAKEQSFKEVLVREDPDFTGTSQARQVNTSAAAVLETLVESSPTQNPGNILAPPTVLVASSNVEVDYSLKDSKGKKHCHEEASTAEYLEETQSKKQVTRYSEEASNLSEILDKVTLCPPEEDIASHTEESRLQESVAGGSSGKKVQDQRKHVVGLKRLLHQCALAASSGDDLAAKEILNSIRLQSSPHGDASQRLGHYMANAIEARLYGTGSTLYANSCRMMESSLADTLKAYEAYFTAVPFQRMSNIFANKAIYRQLTGANKVHIVDFGISYGFQWPCIIQGFSAVPGGSPNLRITGIDFPEQSPLPSNTVQKTGSNLMNYCRKFNVPFQYNCMARKWDSIQFEDLKVKEGERLVVNCMYSLRQVSDEIGEDSGPRDTVLNLIKKINPEMLVLGFLNGNYNSAFFTTRFREALSHFSTLSDMFETTLAHEEKSRLVLEQAMLAKAAMNVIACEGAARVERPERYKRWIPRIMKAGFVQIPLPKEILEEIEAKVRLQYHQKFFVREENNWMVQGWNGRVLYGLSLWKPVNQ; this is encoded by the coding sequence ATGCTCATGGAAGACGAGGAGGATGTCGGAATGTTCAGGGAGGAGGACATCAAGGCTAAGGAGCAGTCATTTAAAGAAGTCCTCGTTCGAGAGGACCCTGATTTTACTGGTACTTCCCAAGCTCGACAGGTTAATACCTCTGCTGCTGCAGTACTGGAAACTTTGGTGGAATCCAGTCCAACGCAAAATCCAGGTAACATACTAGCGCCTCCTACTGTGTTAGTTGCCTCATCAAACGTCGAAGTCGACTACTCATTGAAAGATTCAAAGGGAAAGAAGCATTGTCATGAAGAAGCTAGCACTGCAGAGTATCTTGAAGAAACACAGAGTAAGAAACAAGTTACAAGATACTCTGAAGAAGCTAGCAATCTATCGGAAATTTTAGACAAGGTGACCCTCTGTCCTCCAGAGGAGGATATTGCTTCCCACACCGAGGAGTCGAGGCTGCAAGAATCAGTAGCTGGAGGATCAAGCGGCAAAAAGGTCCAAGACCAGAGAAAGCACGTGGTTGGTCTAAAAAGGCTTTTACACCAGTGCGCACTAGCAGCATCAAGTGGTGATGATCTGGCTGCCAAAGAAATTCTTAATAGTATTCGCCTACAATCTTCACCACACGGAGATGCTTCCCAGAGGTTAGGACATTACATGGCCAATGCTATCGAGGCAAGATTATACGGAACAGGGTCAACACTTTATGCAAACTCCTGTAGGATGATGGAAAGCTCACTTGCTGATACATTAAAAGCTTACGAGGCGTATTTTACAGCGGTTCCTTTCCAAAGGATGTCTAATATATTTGCTAATAAGGCAATATATAGACAACTTACAGGAGCAAATAAGGTTCACATTGTTGATTTTGGCATCTCATATGGGTTCCAGTGGCCATGTATTATCCAGGGCTTTTCCGCAGTTCCTGGTGGCTCACCAAATCTTCGAATTACAGGAATTGATTTTCCTGAACAGAGTCCCCTGCCATCAAACACGGTGCAAAAGACAGGGTCGAATCTAATGAATTATTGCAGGAAATTCAACGTCCCGTTTCAGTACAATTGCATGGCAAGGAAATGGGATTCAATTCAATTCGAAGATTTAAAAGTTAAAGAAGGTGAAAGACTTGTTGTCAACTGTATGTACAGTTTACGACAAGTATCAGACGAGATAGGAGAAGACAGTGGTCCAAGAGACACGGTGCTTAACTTGATTAAGAAAATCAATCCTGAAATGCTCGTCCTTGGATTTCTTAATGGCAACTACAACTCCGCCTTCTTCACAACTCGATTCCGGGAAGCCTTGTCTCATTTCTCAACtctttcagacatgtttgagaCTACTCTGGCACACGAAGAGAAAAGCAGGCTGGTACTTGAGCAAGCAATGCTGGCAAAAGCTGCCATGAACGTAATTGCTTGCGAAGGAGCAGCCCGGGTTGAAAGGCCAGAGAGATACAAGAGATGGATACCCCGGATCATGAAAGCTGGTTTTGTGCAGATACCTTTGCCAAAGGAGATCTTGGAAGAAATCGAAGCAAAGGTGAGGCTGCAATACCACCAGAAGTTTTTTGTCCGCGAGGAAAACAACTGGATGGTTCAAGGATGGAATGGACGAGTGCTCTATGGTCTGTCCTTGTGGAAGCCGGTGAACCAGTGA